One segment of Colias croceus chromosome 15, ilColCroc2.1 DNA contains the following:
- the LOC123697948 gene encoding calponin homology domain-containing protein DDB_G0272472-like → MPIVMTKDEWSRIARWTDTNREDPEVTRRREYVRYLDQASREMTKNWPNSLENVNKRNEELRRERIEAAEAANSKFYQQYLKRKREEQRELMYSARETVFKNKDAPKLLLSAVLETVIQKEREEQLKFNKELKRMRDEQKRKDDDDIVRKAKEWHELMELRKKRRFEANKQHQKEIIEQAHEVAERNRIEYETELELQKIDNLKADEQMDELKKFEEEFKAAEKARIWSDMERSRGEAAQRRREAAARDSMDDRLIAVLQASRARVERRRKQTESDVKEEKLRVLEKISQKLESGDAAREAKEHENLQKAIKEKEAAAEARRQADAHKREKFKQERIEVRNQFLRDEQQRLHEFNTMRQWEIMNRFKNAELYQDFQEKLRLEKERKIKEYREDILKLWKERDDREARERAETRHFYGELAESKLRAADNKLLTHAARLLEEARAHQRPTHALNKAIDRYCKQYRLYPMPPLPASLQEHYGPYAPRDQSAPDAGYEYPPPPSAGDGDEDGRDKRPARRDGLQTASAVPGSSKVNTKVEAPVDDYKRAAPANGLQRKKSSLPQIVPCKTEGCRCELKK, encoded by the exons ATGCCAATTGTAATGACAAAAGATGAATGGTCTCGCATAGCTCGATGGACAGACACAAATCGCGAGGATCCGGAAGTGACCCGTCGCAGGGAATATGTTCGTTATCTCGACCAGGCTAGTAGAGAGAtgacaaaaaattggcccaATTCTTTGGAG AACGTAAACAAGCGCAATGAAGAGTTACGACGCGAACGCATAGAGGCGGCAGAAGCAGCTAACAGCAAGTTCTACCAGCAGTACCTGAAGAGGAAGCGAGAGGAGCAGCGGGAGCTGATGTACAGCGCGCGGGAAACCGTGTTCAAGAATAAGGACGCGCCGAAACTTTTGTTATC TGCTGTCTTAGAAACGGTTATTCAGAAAGAGCGAGAAgaacaattaaaattcaataaagaACTAAAGAGAATGAGGGATGAGCAAAAAAGGAAGGATGATGATGACATCGTCAGGAAAGCGAAAGAGTGGCACGAGCTAATGGAACTGCGTAAGAAGAGGCGGTTCGAAGCCAACAAACAACACCAGAAGGAAATTATTGAGCA AGCTCATGAGGTGGCAGAGCGTAACCGTATCGAGTATGAGACAGAGTTGGAGCTGCAGAAGATCGACAATTTAAAGGCAGATGAGCAGATGGATGAATTGAAGAAGTTTGAGGAGGAGTTT AAAGCAGCTGAAAAAGCGCGCATCTGGTCGGACATGGAGCGTTCCCGCGGTGAGGCGGCGCAGCGGCGGCGCGAGGCGGCCGCGCGGGACAGCATGGACGACCGCCTCATTGCCGTGCTTCAGGCCTCGCGCGCGAGGGTTGAGAGGCGCCGCAAGCAGACTGAAAGCGAT gtgAAAGAGGAAAAGTTGCGTGTGCTTGAAAAAATAAGTCAGAAGCTCGAAAGCGGAGACGCGGCGCGAGAGGCAAAAGAACACGAAAATTTACAGAAAGCTATCAAAGAGAAGGAAGCCGC TGCCGAAGCACGTCGCCAAGCGGACGCACACAAACGCGAGAAGTTCAAACAGGAGCGCATCGAGGTCCGCAACCAGTTCCTGCGCGACGAGCAGCAGCGCCTGCACGAGTTCAATACCATGCGCCAGTGGGAGATCATGAACAG ATTCAAAAATGCAGAGCTGTATCAAGATTTCCAagaaaaattgcgtctggaaaaggagagaaaaataaaagagtATCGCGAAGATATTCTAAAACTGTGG AAAGAGCGTGACGACCGCGAGGCCCGCGAGCGCGCAGAGACCCGCCACTTCTACGGCGAGCTGGCGGAGAGCAAGCTGCGCGCGGCCGACAACAAGCTGCTGACGCACGCCGCGCGCCTGCTGGAGGAGGCGCGCGCGCACCAGCGGCCCACGCATGCGTTGAATAAAGCTATTGAT CGCTACTGCAAGCAGTACCGGCTCTACCCGATGCCACCGCTCCCGGCGTCGCTCCAAGAGCACTACGGTCCGTACGCGCCGCGCGACCAGTCAGCGCCGGACGCGGGCTACGAGTACCCGCCGCCGCCGAGCGCGGGGGATGGGGATGAGGATGGCAGGGATAAGCGGCCGGCCAGGCGGGACGGCTTGCAAACTGCGAGT gCTGTACCAGGTTCGTCTAAAGTAAACACAAAAGTAGAAGCACCGGTGGATGACTACAAGAGAGCAGCGCCAGCTAACGGCTTGCAAAGGAAGAAG AGCTCCCTACCACAAATAGTCCCGTGCAAGACGGAAGGTTGTCGCTGCGAgttgaagaaataa
- the LOC123697949 gene encoding protein transport protein Sec31A isoform X1, with product MKLKELKRTVNVSWSPAEHYPTMLAAGSAAQQVDASFSSNSYLELYSLNLEDPGLDLELKASLQTQHKFQKIVWSGAGTIVGGCDGGLLEFYNAEKVLNNSSDALVGSSTKHSGHVSALDINPYQKNLLASGASDSEIFIWDLNNTSQPMAPGNRSQPYDHVQGLAWNQQVQHILGSTFATRCLVWDLRKNEPIMKLSDSQSRTRWRSVCWHPAVATQLCLASEDDQVPVLQIWDLRLAASPLVTLEGHSKGVLSAAWSAHDAGLLLSAAKDGRLLCWDPTNTKPGGELVMEVSQQGQWVFDVSWSPRVPGLLAAASFDQSVVLHTLLGGSRPDCQSAVAQSNIMESFGGADSFLALPAVSRAPPAARPAPHPPRAPAWLRTHSAARFAFGGKLVTFGKCPQEGGAKNVVEISQVVSEPELVEKSVELDQVLALTLSRDPQAAERLAEYCRERGDAATDQDERYRWFFLRANFLPTFRTEVLNLLGYKQDEIPSKFKAQNVGDTQTDTAFLSRGESTETEAELSTDTSTDLSDAHTLIERKLANLDLEPTVDNINIPSGEDTTSTICRALVCGNLEEAVELCLDAKRVADALIIASLGSQELVYKVQRYHLNQTASDPVSLLSGCLLRQRWDALVRSAAPAAWRHVLAALVAHCEPPALPHYCELLGNKLSEESDPALKKAAQLCYVVAAAGDALASRLLRERSGSGSNDSDLAALTQRAQLALLLKTAAETRGRPVQEGGSLTTLLSEYAGRLASQGCLQSALTALQGSKSELTDRLTNALRLHSQQQQHQQQHHPQQQHQQQQQQQYGLRSRTTSEHSQKRQPINSYINNPPQVPLSQWSEGNQQRSAPLPQPPLQQSRPGSVGPQPGGITSRSKYKVDPSVQSAPLYNQYGFNNPITSQPSYGYNSPLPDQYGSSSVPSSNFTPINQPNNMNPNPMNPMNPLNPINPNMNQMNPNMNQVNQNMNPMNPNQSGQMNGNYYGQEATVPEPSKPMAPGWNDPPVLTSKPKPKQEVQQQAPITHPLFGVEPAQHIPLNPSFPGQQQYPGQQLPGQQQFSGQQFPGQQQFPGQQQFPGQQQFPGQQFPTTQMPTPYGQMYQESYQTQGSDQYQGQYQQAYQQEETPAPAQPVPVQKGPIPEQHVILQTVFDQLRNDCLNNTNNAMTKRKLQDIQKKLENLYDLLRENKLADSSLTSLHSCVQYIQSGNYALAQHVVTSLAGDVDFALVATFLPALKMLITFASDSR from the exons ATGAAGTTGAAGGAACTGAAGAGGACGGTGAACGTGAGCTGGTCGCCAGCGGAGCATTATCCGACGATGCTGGCGGCCGGCTCGGCGGCCCAGCAAGTCGATGCATCATTTAGTTCAAACTCCTATTTGGAACTTTATTCGTTGAATTTAGAAGACCCGGGTCTAGATTTAGAACTGAAGGCGTCTTTACAGACCCAACAcaa atttcAAAAAATTGTATGGTCAGGAGCAGGGACCATAGTTGGAGGCTGTGATGGAGGTCTCTTAGAGTTTTATAATGCAGAAAAAGTTCTGAATAACTCGTCAGATGCACTCGTTGGAAGTAGTACAAAACATAGTG GCCATGTCTCAGCGTTAGACATAAACCCATACCAAAAAAACTTGCTAGCGTCCGGAGCGTCCGACAGTGAGATATTCATATGGGACCTGAATAACACAAGTCAACCGATGGCTCCGGGGAACAGGAGTCAGCCGTACGATCATGTGCAGGGGCTGGCGTGGAATCAACAG gtGCAACACATTCTAGGATCTACATTTGCAACTAGATGTCTTGTTTGGGACCTGAGAAAAAATGAACctataatgaaattaag cGACTCGCAGTCCCGCACGCGGTGGCGCAGCGTGTGCTGGCACCCGGCGGTGGCCACGCAGCTGTGCCTCGCGTCCGAGGACGATCAGGTGCCCGTGCTGCAGATTTGGGACTTGCG GCTAGCGGCGTCCCCGCTGGTGACGCTGGAAGGGCACAGCAAGGGCGTGCTGAGCGCCGCCTGGAGCGCGCACGACGCGGGCCTCCTGCTCAGCGCTGCTAAGGACGGTCGGCTGCTCTGCTGGGACCCCACTAATACCAAACCC GGTGGTGAGCTGGTGATGGAAGTGAGCCAGCAGGGGCAGTGGGTGTTCGACGTGTCGTGGTCGCCGCGCGTGCCGGGCCTGCTCGCCGCCGCATCCTTCGACCAGAGCGTCGTGCTGCACACGCTGCTGGGCGGCTCCCGACCTGACTGC CAAAGTGCCGTGGCACAAAGCAACATAATGGAGTCGTTCGGCGGCGCGGACTCGTTCCTGGCGCTGCCGGCGGTGAGCcgcgcgccgcccgccgcgcgccccgcgccgcacCCGCCGCGCGCCCCAGCTTGGCTGCGCACGCACAGCGCCGCCAGATTCGCG ttcgGTGGTAAATTAGTAACATTCGGAAAATGTCCCCAAGAAGGAGGAGCAAAAAATGTAGTGGAAATAAGTCAG GTCGTGAGTGAACCAGAGTTGGTGGAGAAATCAGTTGAGTTGGACCAAGTGCTCGCTCTCACACTCAGCAGGGACCCGCAGGCAGCGGAAAGACTGGCTGA GTATTGCCGCGAGCGTGGAGACGCTGCCACAGATCAGGACGAGCGCTACAGGTGGTTCTTCTTGCGCGCCAATTTCTTGCCGACATTCCGCACTGAAGTATTGAATTTGCTTG gTTATAAGCAAGACGAAATACCATCGAAGTTCAAAGCACAGAACGTTGGTGACACTCAAACGGACACAGCATTTTTGAGTCGA GGCGAGTCGACTGAGACGGAAGCTGAGTTGTCCACAGACACAAGTACCGACTTATCT GACGCGCACACTTTGATCGAAAGAAAGCTAGCTAATCTGGACTTGGAGCCAACAGTTGATAACATCAACATACCTTCCGGAGAAg ACACGACGAGCACGATCTGCCGCGCGCTGGTGTGCGGCAACCTGGAGGAGGCGGTGGAGCTGTGCCTCGACGCCAAGAGAGTGGCTGATGCACTTATTATAGCTTCTTTAg GCAGCCAAGAGCTAGTGTACAAGGTGCAGCGCTACCACCTGAACCAGACCGCATCGGACCCGGTGTCGCTGCTGAGCGGCTGTCTGCTGCGGCAGCGCTGGGACGCGCTCGTGCGCAGCGCCGCGCCGGCCGCCTGGCGCCACGTGCTGGCCGCGCTCGTCGCCCATTGCGAGCCGCCCGCCCTGCCGCACTACTGTG AACTCCTCGGCAACAAGCTGTCCGAAGAATCAGACCCGGCTCTAAAGAAAGCGGCGCAGCTGTGCTACGTTGTGGCCGCGGCGGGCGACGCGCTCGCTTCGCGTCTGTTGCGCGAGCGAAGCGGGAGCGGTTCGAATGATAGCGATTTGGCCGCGTTGACGCAGCGAGCGCAGTTGGCGCTGCTGTTGAAGACCGCTGCGGAGACTAGAGGCAGGCCAGTGCAG GAGGGAGGTAGTTTAACAACATTGCTATCGGAATACGCAGGGCGCTTAGCATCTCAAGGATGCTTGCAAAGCGCGCTCACAGCGTTGCAAGGATCGAAGTCGGAGCTCACGGACCGACTGACAAATGCATTGAGGTTGCATTCGCAG CAACAACAACATCAGCAACAGCACCATCCGCAGCAACAACATCAGCAACAGCAACAACAACAGTACGGTCTGCGGTCGCGCACGACAAGCGAACATTCTCAAAAACGACAGCCTATTAACAGCTATATTAATAACCCGCCACAAG taCCACTGAGCCAATGGTCGGAAGGCAACCAGCAGAGAAGTGCTCCCTTGCCGCAGCCGCCATTGCAGCAGTCGAGACCCGGCAGTGTGGGACCGCAACCTG GTGGTATAACATCGCGGTCCAAATACAAAGTGGACCCATCGGTGCAATCAGCGCCACTATACAATCAATACGGATTCAACAATCCAATCACATCTCAACCATCGTACGGCTACAACAGCCCTCTTCCCGACCAATATGGTTCGTCTAGCGTGCCATCATCCAACTTTACACCAATCAATCAACCGAACAACATGAATCCAAATCCAATGAATCCAATGAATCCGCTTAATCCAATCAATCCAAACATGAATCAGATGAATCCGAACATGAATCAAGTGAATCAAAACATGAATCCAATGAATCCGAACCAATCCGGTCAGATGAATGGTAATTACTACGGACAGGAAGCGACTGTCCCTGAGCCGAGCAAGCCTATGGCACCGGGATGGAATGACCCTCCAGTTTTAACCTCGAAACCTaag CCAAAACAAGAAGTGCAGCAACAAGCACCAATAACACATCCGCTGTTCGGCGTAGAGCCGGCACAGCATATCCCACTTAACCCTTCGTTCCCGGGACAACAACAATACCCAGGGCAACAATTACCTGGACAACAACAGTTCTCCGGGCAACAGTTCCCTGGACAACAGCAGTTCCCTGGACAACAACAATTCCCAGGGCAACAGCAGTTCCCAGGACAACAGTTTCCTACGACTCAAATGCCCACGCCATATGGACAAATGTATCAAGAGTCATATCAGACGCAGGGCTCGGATCAGTATCAAGGACAATATCAGCAGGCGTATCAACAG GAAGAGACTCCAGCACCAGCTCAACCGGTGCCGGTACAAAAGGGCCCGATACCGGAGCAGCATGTTATTCTGCAGACTGTATTCGATCAGCTCAGGAATGACTGCTTGAACAATACCAATAATGCG ATGACGAAACGAAAGTTACAAGATATACAGAAGAAGTTGGAGAACCTCTACGACCTATTGCGGGAAAATAAG CTGGCAGATAGTTCCCTCACGTCCCTCCACTCGTGCGTGCAGTACATTCAGAGCGGGAACTACGCGCTGGCGCAGCACGTGGTGACGTCACTCGCTGGGGACGTCGACTTCGCTCTAGTGGCCACCTTCCTGCCGGCTCTGAAGATGTTGATAACATTCGCGAGTGATTCCCGGTAG
- the LOC123697949 gene encoding protein transport protein Sec31A isoform X2: MKLKELKRTVNVSWSPAEHYPTMLAAGSAAQQVDASFSSNSYLELYSLNLEDPGLDLELKASLQTQHKFQKIVWSGAGTIVGGCDGGLLEFYNAEKVLNNSSDALVGSSTKHSGHVSALDINPYQKNLLASGASDSEIFIWDLNNTSQPMAPGNRSQPYDHVQGLAWNQQVQHILGSTFATRCLVWDLRKNEPIMKLSDSQSRTRWRSVCWHPAVATQLCLASEDDQVPVLQIWDLRLAASPLVTLEGHSKGVLSAAWSAHDAGLLLSAAKDGRLLCWDPTNTKPGGELVMEVSQQGQWVFDVSWSPRVPGLLAAASFDQSVVLHTLLGGSRPDCQSAVAQSNIMESFGGADSFLALPAVSRAPPAARPAPHPPRAPAWLRTHSAARFAFGGKLVTFGKCPQEGGAKNVVEISQVVSEPELVEKSVELDQVLALTLSRDPQAAERLAEYCRERGDAATDQDERYRWFFLRANFLPTFRTEVLNLLGYKQDEIPSKFKAQNVGDTQTDTAFLSRDAHTLIERKLANLDLEPTVDNINIPSGEDTTSTICRALVCGNLEEAVELCLDAKRVADALIIASLGSQELVYKVQRYHLNQTASDPVSLLSGCLLRQRWDALVRSAAPAAWRHVLAALVAHCEPPALPHYCELLGNKLSEESDPALKKAAQLCYVVAAAGDALASRLLRERSGSGSNDSDLAALTQRAQLALLLKTAAETRGRPVQEGGSLTTLLSEYAGRLASQGCLQSALTALQGSKSELTDRLTNALRLHSQQQQHQQQHHPQQQHQQQQQQQYGLRSRTTSEHSQKRQPINSYINNPPQVPLSQWSEGNQQRSAPLPQPPLQQSRPGSVGPQPGGITSRSKYKVDPSVQSAPLYNQYGFNNPITSQPSYGYNSPLPDQYGSSSVPSSNFTPINQPNNMNPNPMNPMNPLNPINPNMNQMNPNMNQVNQNMNPMNPNQSGQMNGNYYGQEATVPEPSKPMAPGWNDPPVLTSKPKPKQEVQQQAPITHPLFGVEPAQHIPLNPSFPGQQQYPGQQLPGQQQFSGQQFPGQQQFPGQQQFPGQQQFPGQQFPTTQMPTPYGQMYQESYQTQGSDQYQGQYQQAYQQEETPAPAQPVPVQKGPIPEQHVILQTVFDQLRNDCLNNTNNAMTKRKLQDIQKKLENLYDLLRENKLADSSLTSLHSCVQYIQSGNYALAQHVVTSLAGDVDFALVATFLPALKMLITFASDSR; the protein is encoded by the exons ATGAAGTTGAAGGAACTGAAGAGGACGGTGAACGTGAGCTGGTCGCCAGCGGAGCATTATCCGACGATGCTGGCGGCCGGCTCGGCGGCCCAGCAAGTCGATGCATCATTTAGTTCAAACTCCTATTTGGAACTTTATTCGTTGAATTTAGAAGACCCGGGTCTAGATTTAGAACTGAAGGCGTCTTTACAGACCCAACAcaa atttcAAAAAATTGTATGGTCAGGAGCAGGGACCATAGTTGGAGGCTGTGATGGAGGTCTCTTAGAGTTTTATAATGCAGAAAAAGTTCTGAATAACTCGTCAGATGCACTCGTTGGAAGTAGTACAAAACATAGTG GCCATGTCTCAGCGTTAGACATAAACCCATACCAAAAAAACTTGCTAGCGTCCGGAGCGTCCGACAGTGAGATATTCATATGGGACCTGAATAACACAAGTCAACCGATGGCTCCGGGGAACAGGAGTCAGCCGTACGATCATGTGCAGGGGCTGGCGTGGAATCAACAG gtGCAACACATTCTAGGATCTACATTTGCAACTAGATGTCTTGTTTGGGACCTGAGAAAAAATGAACctataatgaaattaag cGACTCGCAGTCCCGCACGCGGTGGCGCAGCGTGTGCTGGCACCCGGCGGTGGCCACGCAGCTGTGCCTCGCGTCCGAGGACGATCAGGTGCCCGTGCTGCAGATTTGGGACTTGCG GCTAGCGGCGTCCCCGCTGGTGACGCTGGAAGGGCACAGCAAGGGCGTGCTGAGCGCCGCCTGGAGCGCGCACGACGCGGGCCTCCTGCTCAGCGCTGCTAAGGACGGTCGGCTGCTCTGCTGGGACCCCACTAATACCAAACCC GGTGGTGAGCTGGTGATGGAAGTGAGCCAGCAGGGGCAGTGGGTGTTCGACGTGTCGTGGTCGCCGCGCGTGCCGGGCCTGCTCGCCGCCGCATCCTTCGACCAGAGCGTCGTGCTGCACACGCTGCTGGGCGGCTCCCGACCTGACTGC CAAAGTGCCGTGGCACAAAGCAACATAATGGAGTCGTTCGGCGGCGCGGACTCGTTCCTGGCGCTGCCGGCGGTGAGCcgcgcgccgcccgccgcgcgccccgcgccgcacCCGCCGCGCGCCCCAGCTTGGCTGCGCACGCACAGCGCCGCCAGATTCGCG ttcgGTGGTAAATTAGTAACATTCGGAAAATGTCCCCAAGAAGGAGGAGCAAAAAATGTAGTGGAAATAAGTCAG GTCGTGAGTGAACCAGAGTTGGTGGAGAAATCAGTTGAGTTGGACCAAGTGCTCGCTCTCACACTCAGCAGGGACCCGCAGGCAGCGGAAAGACTGGCTGA GTATTGCCGCGAGCGTGGAGACGCTGCCACAGATCAGGACGAGCGCTACAGGTGGTTCTTCTTGCGCGCCAATTTCTTGCCGACATTCCGCACTGAAGTATTGAATTTGCTTG gTTATAAGCAAGACGAAATACCATCGAAGTTCAAAGCACAGAACGTTGGTGACACTCAAACGGACACAGCATTTTTGAGTCGA GACGCGCACACTTTGATCGAAAGAAAGCTAGCTAATCTGGACTTGGAGCCAACAGTTGATAACATCAACATACCTTCCGGAGAAg ACACGACGAGCACGATCTGCCGCGCGCTGGTGTGCGGCAACCTGGAGGAGGCGGTGGAGCTGTGCCTCGACGCCAAGAGAGTGGCTGATGCACTTATTATAGCTTCTTTAg GCAGCCAAGAGCTAGTGTACAAGGTGCAGCGCTACCACCTGAACCAGACCGCATCGGACCCGGTGTCGCTGCTGAGCGGCTGTCTGCTGCGGCAGCGCTGGGACGCGCTCGTGCGCAGCGCCGCGCCGGCCGCCTGGCGCCACGTGCTGGCCGCGCTCGTCGCCCATTGCGAGCCGCCCGCCCTGCCGCACTACTGTG AACTCCTCGGCAACAAGCTGTCCGAAGAATCAGACCCGGCTCTAAAGAAAGCGGCGCAGCTGTGCTACGTTGTGGCCGCGGCGGGCGACGCGCTCGCTTCGCGTCTGTTGCGCGAGCGAAGCGGGAGCGGTTCGAATGATAGCGATTTGGCCGCGTTGACGCAGCGAGCGCAGTTGGCGCTGCTGTTGAAGACCGCTGCGGAGACTAGAGGCAGGCCAGTGCAG GAGGGAGGTAGTTTAACAACATTGCTATCGGAATACGCAGGGCGCTTAGCATCTCAAGGATGCTTGCAAAGCGCGCTCACAGCGTTGCAAGGATCGAAGTCGGAGCTCACGGACCGACTGACAAATGCATTGAGGTTGCATTCGCAG CAACAACAACATCAGCAACAGCACCATCCGCAGCAACAACATCAGCAACAGCAACAACAACAGTACGGTCTGCGGTCGCGCACGACAAGCGAACATTCTCAAAAACGACAGCCTATTAACAGCTATATTAATAACCCGCCACAAG taCCACTGAGCCAATGGTCGGAAGGCAACCAGCAGAGAAGTGCTCCCTTGCCGCAGCCGCCATTGCAGCAGTCGAGACCCGGCAGTGTGGGACCGCAACCTG GTGGTATAACATCGCGGTCCAAATACAAAGTGGACCCATCGGTGCAATCAGCGCCACTATACAATCAATACGGATTCAACAATCCAATCACATCTCAACCATCGTACGGCTACAACAGCCCTCTTCCCGACCAATATGGTTCGTCTAGCGTGCCATCATCCAACTTTACACCAATCAATCAACCGAACAACATGAATCCAAATCCAATGAATCCAATGAATCCGCTTAATCCAATCAATCCAAACATGAATCAGATGAATCCGAACATGAATCAAGTGAATCAAAACATGAATCCAATGAATCCGAACCAATCCGGTCAGATGAATGGTAATTACTACGGACAGGAAGCGACTGTCCCTGAGCCGAGCAAGCCTATGGCACCGGGATGGAATGACCCTCCAGTTTTAACCTCGAAACCTaag CCAAAACAAGAAGTGCAGCAACAAGCACCAATAACACATCCGCTGTTCGGCGTAGAGCCGGCACAGCATATCCCACTTAACCCTTCGTTCCCGGGACAACAACAATACCCAGGGCAACAATTACCTGGACAACAACAGTTCTCCGGGCAACAGTTCCCTGGACAACAGCAGTTCCCTGGACAACAACAATTCCCAGGGCAACAGCAGTTCCCAGGACAACAGTTTCCTACGACTCAAATGCCCACGCCATATGGACAAATGTATCAAGAGTCATATCAGACGCAGGGCTCGGATCAGTATCAAGGACAATATCAGCAGGCGTATCAACAG GAAGAGACTCCAGCACCAGCTCAACCGGTGCCGGTACAAAAGGGCCCGATACCGGAGCAGCATGTTATTCTGCAGACTGTATTCGATCAGCTCAGGAATGACTGCTTGAACAATACCAATAATGCG ATGACGAAACGAAAGTTACAAGATATACAGAAGAAGTTGGAGAACCTCTACGACCTATTGCGGGAAAATAAG CTGGCAGATAGTTCCCTCACGTCCCTCCACTCGTGCGTGCAGTACATTCAGAGCGGGAACTACGCGCTGGCGCAGCACGTGGTGACGTCACTCGCTGGGGACGTCGACTTCGCTCTAGTGGCCACCTTCCTGCCGGCTCTGAAGATGTTGATAACATTCGCGAGTGATTCCCGGTAG